GCTGGCTAGACAGCGGAAAAATGAAATCATGGAAAGGTCAGCATTAGATTCTCTTAGTAAGAATGGGAAGCTAATACTTCTTCGGTCTTTATAGTTGCAATTTTGTAGATCTGGTCTAGAAAATACAAGATAAAAGGGTTTAATTGCCCTAATATACCAGTGTATccatattaataatattgcaACAAACAGACTTACATCGGAAGTTAGTCGGTTTTGTTCAAAACAAACCGAATTGTAACGCGGTCAGTTATTATAAAGAGAGCAATATCTGATAGTCTGTTTAATTTTATAGGATTCACACGCTGTCGAAGACAACAGGAACCTATGTAAATCATGAGGCGCTGCCGGCACGTGTGAAGGGTGTCACTGTACTCCGTGGCGATAAGCGCGACCAGTTGATACCCTTTGATCTGAATGCGACCGACGCGGAAGGACTGGACTCACTTTGTCAGCACCTCGAGAGCCTGAATGTCGACGTGTCGCAGTGGCAACAGCTTGTCTCGCTGGCCATGGATGTGGCTATGGAGGCACGTGCTCCTATTACTCCGCCTAAGGAAGCAGCCAATTGCAAGTCGATAATTGAGATTGATCTTACCTCGCCGACCAGTCATCAGGCCTGACTTC
This genomic stretch from Drosophila yakuba strain Tai18E2 chromosome 3R, Prin_Dyak_Tai18E2_2.1, whole genome shotgun sequence harbors:
- the LOC6536885 gene encoding kinetochore protein Spc25, with the protein product MAIIMAESSYERRVKALYEKQIRMEALEGKFIKKVYKFNSNLLDVKEAVLRHQRKVGKLQKVVMERREELEKRVSFMEELAQELEATKLRNLAMKDQIKQRKMLARQRKNEIMERIHTLSKTTGTYVNHEALPARVKGVTVLRGDKRDQLIPFDLNATDAEGLDSLCQHLESLNVDVSQWQQLVSLAMDVAMEARAPITPPKEAANCKSIIEIDLTSPTSHQA